From the Brassica napus cultivar Da-Ae unplaced genomic scaffold, Da-Ae ScsIHWf_3088;HRSCAF=3902, whole genome shotgun sequence genome, one window contains:
- the LOC106451867 gene encoding uncharacterized protein LOC106451867 codes for MKKIDSVTLSELNFHDLSSPPKTVEFLCTRDVGSIETANGWCCVSCSKFSSCTCAPCHDENAVGVARYRIEMLVTDVSDTAMFVAFDGEMKKLTSGPAVAASMIT; via the exons ATGAAGAAGATTGACTCAGTGACACTATCTGAGTTGAATTTTCATGACCTTAGTTCACCACCCAAG ACTGTCGAGTTCCTATGTACTAGGGATGTTGGCAGTATTGAAACAGCAAATGGATGGTGCTGTGTCTCCTGCTCCAAGTTCTCATCCTGCACGTGTGCGCCCTGCCATGATGAAAATGCGGTTGGAGTTGCAAG GTACCGGATAGAGATGTTAGTTACTGATGTATCTGACACTGCCATGTTCGTAGCTTTTGATGGTGAGATGAAAAAGTTGACCAGTGGTCCTGCTGTAGCAGCATCCATGATAACATAG
- the LOC106451865 gene encoding uncharacterized protein LOC106451865 has product MFISWDSRRCLKFLSLKGIKKCLRIRFWISWGFPRGELPLLGFPKERKMGSRVLLVSTGSCCMPRIVNTHWTCSSSATLNYDGMKKIDSVTLSELNFHDLSSPPKTVEFLCTRDVGSIETANGWCCVSCSKFSSCTCAPCHDENAVGVARYRIEMLVTDVSDTAMFVAFDGEMKKLTSGPAVAASMIT; this is encoded by the exons ATGTTCATTAGTTGGGATTCTCGGAGATGTCTAAAGTTTTTGTCTTTAAAGGGAATAAAGAAGTGTCTAAGGATCAGGTTTTGGATCAGTTGGGGCTTTCCTCGAGGAGAGCTCCCACTTCTGGGTTTCCCAAAGGAGCGCAAAATGGGTTCCAGAGTGCTGCTGGTGTCAACAGGTTCTTGCTGCATGCCTCGGATTGTGAATACACACTGGACTTG TTCCTCCTCAGCTACTCTCAATTATGACGGCATGAAGAAGATTGACTCAGTGACACTATCTGAGTTGAATTTTCATGACCTTAGTTCACCACCCAAG ACTGTCGAGTTCCTATGTACTAGGGATGTTGGCAGTATTGAAACAGCAAATGGATGGTGCTGTGTCTCCTGCTCCAAGTTCTCATCCTGCACGTGTGCGCCCTGCCATGATGAAAATGCGGTTGGAGTTGCAAG GTACCGGATAGAGATGTTAGTTACTGATGTATCTGACACTGCCATGTTCGTAGCTTTTGATGGTGAGATGAAAAAGTTGACCAGTGGTCCTGCTGTAGCAGCATCCATGATAACATAG